The following coding sequences lie in one Musa acuminata AAA Group cultivar baxijiao chromosome BXJ1-8, Cavendish_Baxijiao_AAA, whole genome shotgun sequence genomic window:
- the LOC135680713 gene encoding growth-regulating factor 6-like isoform X1 — MDFGGVLGMDALVGASSEGGGSLFSSSSTTSLAPSDTELGRQGGLRGSILQKHDRPAAEPEDCDWRSLKMARPEELVTAPTKAAPFLLRSNSHPLFPDGEQMLSFSSASPPSTTQCYIRNAGSSPGSSNASMQGVLARLRGPFTPSQWLELEHQALIYKYLVANVPIPATLLIPIRRSLGASGFPPLSAGSFGSVGWEPFHLGYSGNADPEPGRCRRTDGKKWRCSRDAVADQKYCERHMNRGRHRSRKHVENQTGNAAKAMPTTASSQSASAVLGGASTNTLTISLQQSKSLQSNITDPCPLQFNGLLMSKGDHNVCSLNSKSLSAASPVNQKPDSDILPPVSDQHNPFEETSSRTEFGLVSPDSLLNPPSISFSNNVDFMATPKLDEQQIQSHPFRHFIDDWPKTQSVRSTITWPEVDKTQSDRTQLSISIPMAYSDFSSSSCNHDKLALSQPKLSREYDAIHMPSQQANWRPIPWEASMAGPLGEVLTSTKSTPKDQSKNRSSSSLNLLTEGWDSRLESSPTGVLHKTSFGSLSNSTGSSPSAENSKTHDSTGSLCSGLLGSTL; from the exons ATGGACTTCGGTGGGGTGCTGGGCATGGATGCTCTAGTGGGCGCGTCTTCCGAAGGTGGTGGtagcctcttctcctcctcctccaccacctctttGGCCCCCTCAGACACTGAACTCGGCAGGCAAGGAGGCCTCCGTGGATCCATCTTGCAAAAGCATGATAGGCCTGCTGCTGAACCTGAGGACTGCGACTGGAGGTCCCTGAAGATGGCCAGACCTGAGGAGTTGGTAACAGCACCCACAAAGGCAGCTCCTTTCCTCCTCAGATCCAACTCCCATCCCCTCTTTCCTGATGGAGAGCAGATGCTCAGCTTCTCCTCAGCGTCACCGCCTTCTACGACACAATGTTATATCAGGAATGCAG GCTCGTCTCCTGGAAGCTCTAATGCGAGCATGCAAGGTGTTCTGGCGAGATTGAGGGGACCCTTCACTCCATCTCAGTGGCTGGAGCTGGAACACCAGGCTTTGATCTACAAGTACCTGGTTGCCAATGTGCCCATACCGGCCACTCTGCTCATTCCCATCAGGAGAAGCCTCGGTGCTTCCGGATTCCCTCCCTTGTCAGCTGGATCTTTCGGTTCAG TAGGATGGGAACCATTCCATCTAGGTTATTCTGGAAATGCTGATCCGGAGCCTGGTAGGTGCCGTCGGACTGACGGCAAGAAATGGCGGTGTTCGAGGGATGCGGTTGCTGACCAGAAATACTGTGAGCGACACATGAACCGCGGCCGCCATCGTTCAAGAAAGCATGTGGAAAACCAGACTGGCAATGCCGCAAAGGCGATGCCCACCACTGCATCTTCCCAATCAGCTTCAGCTGTTCTTGGTGGAGCTTCAACTAATACCCTCACCATCTCACTGCAGCAGAGTAAAAGCTTGCAGTCAAATATCACTGATCCTTGCCCTCTGCAGTTCAATGG GCTGCTGATGAGCAAAGGAGATCATAATGTTTGTTCGCTGAATTCAAAAAGCCTGTCCGCGGCAAGTCCTGTAAACCAGAAGCCCGATAGCGACATACTTCCTCCGGTCTCAGATCAACACAATCCCTTTGAGGAGACATCATCTCGAACAGAATTTGGTCTCGTTTCACCTGATTCACTTTTGAACCCTCCAAGCATCTCATTCTCCAATAACGTCGATTTCATGGCCACCCCAAAGCTCGATGAACAGCAGATCCAATCCCATCCCTTTCGACACTTCATCGACGACTGGCCCAAAACCCAATCCGTTCGTTCAACTATCACCTGGCCTGAGGTAGACAAAACACAATCCGATAGAACCCAACTCTCTATCTCCATCCCAATGGCTTACTCTGATTTCTCATCTTCCTCATGTAATCATGACAAACTGGCACTTTCACAGCCAAAGTTATCGAGGGAATATGATGCCATCCATATGCCATCACAACAAGCTAATTGGAGACCGATCCCCTGGGAGGCTTCCATGGCTGGGCCACTAGGGGAGGTTCTGACCAGCACCAAGAGCACCCCCAAGGACCAAAGCAAGAACCGCTCATCATCATCTCTGAACCTCTTGACCGAAGGCTGGGACTCAAGGTTGGAATCTTCACCGACCGGCGTCCTACATAAAACTTCGTTCGGTTCCCTGTCTAACAGCACTGGAAGCAGCCCCAGCGCAGAGAACTCCAAGACTCATGATAGCACTGGCAGCCTGTGCAGTGGCCTCCTCGGCTCGACATTGTGA
- the LOC135680713 gene encoding growth-regulating factor 6-like isoform X2 — protein sequence MDFGGVLGMDALVGASSEGGGSLFSSSSTTSLAPSDTELGRQGGLRGSILQKHDRPAAEPEDCDWRSLKMARPEELVTAPTKAAPFLLRSNSHPLFPDGEQMLSFSSASPPSTTQCYIRNAGSSPGSSNASMQGVLARLRGPFTPSQWLELEHQALIYKYLVANVPIPATLLIPIRRSLGASGFPPLSAGSFGSVGWEPFHLGYSGNADPEPGRCRRTDGKKWRCSRDAVADQKYCERHMNRGRHRSRKHVENQTGNAAKAMPTTASSQSASAVLGGASTNTLTISLQQSKSLQSNITDPCPLQFNGLLMSKGDHNVCSLNSKSLSAASPVNQKPDSDILPPVSDQHNPFEETSSRTEFGLVSPDSLLNPPSISFSNNVDFMATPKLDEQQIQSHPFRHFIDDWPKTQSVRSTITWPEPKLSREYDAIHMPSQQANWRPIPWEASMAGPLGEVLTSTKSTPKDQSKNRSSSSLNLLTEGWDSRLESSPTGVLHKTSFGSLSNSTGSSPSAENSKTHDSTGSLCSGLLGSTL from the exons ATGGACTTCGGTGGGGTGCTGGGCATGGATGCTCTAGTGGGCGCGTCTTCCGAAGGTGGTGGtagcctcttctcctcctcctccaccacctctttGGCCCCCTCAGACACTGAACTCGGCAGGCAAGGAGGCCTCCGTGGATCCATCTTGCAAAAGCATGATAGGCCTGCTGCTGAACCTGAGGACTGCGACTGGAGGTCCCTGAAGATGGCCAGACCTGAGGAGTTGGTAACAGCACCCACAAAGGCAGCTCCTTTCCTCCTCAGATCCAACTCCCATCCCCTCTTTCCTGATGGAGAGCAGATGCTCAGCTTCTCCTCAGCGTCACCGCCTTCTACGACACAATGTTATATCAGGAATGCAG GCTCGTCTCCTGGAAGCTCTAATGCGAGCATGCAAGGTGTTCTGGCGAGATTGAGGGGACCCTTCACTCCATCTCAGTGGCTGGAGCTGGAACACCAGGCTTTGATCTACAAGTACCTGGTTGCCAATGTGCCCATACCGGCCACTCTGCTCATTCCCATCAGGAGAAGCCTCGGTGCTTCCGGATTCCCTCCCTTGTCAGCTGGATCTTTCGGTTCAG TAGGATGGGAACCATTCCATCTAGGTTATTCTGGAAATGCTGATCCGGAGCCTGGTAGGTGCCGTCGGACTGACGGCAAGAAATGGCGGTGTTCGAGGGATGCGGTTGCTGACCAGAAATACTGTGAGCGACACATGAACCGCGGCCGCCATCGTTCAAGAAAGCATGTGGAAAACCAGACTGGCAATGCCGCAAAGGCGATGCCCACCACTGCATCTTCCCAATCAGCTTCAGCTGTTCTTGGTGGAGCTTCAACTAATACCCTCACCATCTCACTGCAGCAGAGTAAAAGCTTGCAGTCAAATATCACTGATCCTTGCCCTCTGCAGTTCAATGG GCTGCTGATGAGCAAAGGAGATCATAATGTTTGTTCGCTGAATTCAAAAAGCCTGTCCGCGGCAAGTCCTGTAAACCAGAAGCCCGATAGCGACATACTTCCTCCGGTCTCAGATCAACACAATCCCTTTGAGGAGACATCATCTCGAACAGAATTTGGTCTCGTTTCACCTGATTCACTTTTGAACCCTCCAAGCATCTCATTCTCCAATAACGTCGATTTCATGGCCACCCCAAAGCTCGATGAACAGCAGATCCAATCCCATCCCTTTCGACACTTCATCGACGACTGGCCCAAAACCCAATCCGTTCGTTCAACTATCACCTGGCCTGAG CCAAAGTTATCGAGGGAATATGATGCCATCCATATGCCATCACAACAAGCTAATTGGAGACCGATCCCCTGGGAGGCTTCCATGGCTGGGCCACTAGGGGAGGTTCTGACCAGCACCAAGAGCACCCCCAAGGACCAAAGCAAGAACCGCTCATCATCATCTCTGAACCTCTTGACCGAAGGCTGGGACTCAAGGTTGGAATCTTCACCGACCGGCGTCCTACATAAAACTTCGTTCGGTTCCCTGTCTAACAGCACTGGAAGCAGCCCCAGCGCAGAGAACTCCAAGACTCATGATAGCACTGGCAGCCTGTGCAGTGGCCTCCTCGGCTCGACATTGTGA